The Anaerolineales bacterium region TACATATCCCAAGTAGCGCGGTCGAATGAAAAACGCCACGGGTTGCGGAATCCGTACCCCCAAATTTCGCCGCGCACGCCGGAGACTCCGACGAAGGGATTATCCGGCGGAACCGCGTACGGACTGCCCGAATTTATATCCAGCCGAAGGATTTTGCCCAACAGGGAATTCGTGTTTTGCGCGTTGTTCGGAATGTCTCCTGCCCCTCCGCCGTCGCCGGTTGACCAATAGAGGTAACCGTCAGCGCCGAAGGCAAGCATCCCGCCGTTGTGATTGGAATTGCCCGGGTGCGGAATCGTCAACACAATCGCCGCGCTGGCGGGGTTCGCTAGGTTCGGGTCTGACGAGACGGAATACTTGGCGAGGACAAGATTGCCCGAGTTATCTGTATATGTGACGAAGAACAAGCCATTCGATTCATAACTCGGATGAAACGCCAGCCCAAGAATCCCCTCTTCGCCGCTGGAAGAACCGACGAGCGAATCAATATCCAAAAACGGAGTTGACAACAGACTCGCGGCGGAGGTAATCACACGGATGCGTCCCGCCCTCTCCAAAACAAACAAGCGACCCGAGCCGTCTCCGGCGTGGGTGACAAAGACCGGCTGTGAAAGTCCGCCCGCCACTGGGACGAACGACAACGGGGGAACTACACTCACCGGGCTCGTGGATGTGGCAGTCGCGGAAGGAACGATGACAGTCGGCGTAAACGTGGAGGTGGGCTGTGTGAACGGCGTCGGCGTGGAGGTTGGCGGCGGCGATGGAGTCGCGGTAGGAGAAATGCCGACGATGGTGAGGCTGGTTCCCACAGCGGGAAGATCCGAGAGCGTCCCGCTTCCTTGTGAAACGCGGGCTGTGCATCCAAGAGAGATTTGTCCCGCTTGCAAGCCTTTGACGTTGAACGTGAAGACAACTCCGCTCGTGGTCGCCTTGTTGCCCTTACTGCCTGCAATCGCAACGATGAAACTTCCGTTTTGCGGACCGCTGATCGTCGTGGCGGCATCCACGCCGAAAAGATTGGCGAACGTAATATTGCTGACTTCGACCAACGCCGAATCATACGTGCAGGTAAACTCCGCGCTGGTATAACCTTCCGGCGGCACATTGTTCAAACGAACCGAAACCAGCGCCGTATCGCCAACGGAGATCGTGGGCGTATCCACAGTGGTGGAAACATACGGACCCGACGGCGGCGTACTTGTCGGAGTAGATACGGCGGTCGTTCCGGTGGGAACAGGCGTGCCAGCGGACGGCGTCGGCGTCGGCGCAGAACTCATCTCATTCAAAAGCGGCTGAAATAAGCCGAGACTGTTGCCATTCTTCACGAATGTGGTGGAGTTGAATAACGCGTTGTATTTGAACTCCCAACCGGCGAACGTCGCGCCGACCATGTTGGGGCGCAGTGAAAAATGTAAATGTGGAGTATCGGTGTCAACGCTGCCGAGACAGACGGGCTGAGTCGACGCGTTGGCGATCACCGCCAGCCGCTGGTTACGTTGCACCGCATCGCCCAGTTTCACCTGAAAATTTGCAAGGTGTTGATATTGCGTGATCCAACCGTCGGCATGGGCGATGATCAAATGACAGGATGAAGTTGCAACGACGGTTCCTGCCGCCGCGGCGGTCACCCACGCCTGCGAAGTATCCTCCCCTTTCTTCATTTTCGGATGCGGCGCAAAATCAACCGCGCCGCCGTTGTTGTAATTGTGCGGGCTTCCCGCGTGCCTGCGAAGCCCATTATCGAATCCTTCGTACGCCACCCACGCCTTGCCCAACTCCCACGGCAATTGGAACATGTCCACCGGCGGGAGCGGCGGCGCGGCAAGCGCGGGATGATGCGCCGGCGTCAATAACGCCAGCAGGATCAACACACTCGCCACTCGCATTAACTTGCTCGACATGACTCCTCGCTTCCTTCCACGGGGCGCTTGCTTCGCCCGCTTCAGCCTTTTGCCAAGCGGACGCGTTGTTTTATCACGAACTTCCGACCCGGAACGCTTTGTAAATGCCGAACAATCCAAGCACGACCAAAATGCCGACCGCGATACCA contains the following coding sequences:
- a CDS encoding PQQ-dependent sugar dehydrogenase, giving the protein MSSKLMRVASVLILLALLTPAHHPALAAPPLPPVDMFQLPWELGKAWVAYEGFDNGLRRHAGSPHNYNNGGAVDFAPHPKMKKGEDTSQAWVTAAAAGTVVATSSCHLIIAHADGWITQYQHLANFQVKLGDAVQRNQRLAVIANASTQPVCLGSVDTDTPHLHFSLRPNMVGATFAGWEFKYNALFNSTTFVKNGNSLGLFQPLLNEMSSAPTPTPSAGTPVPTGTTAVSTPTSTPPSGPYVSTTVDTPTISVGDTALVSVRLNNVPPEGYTSAEFTCTYDSALVEVSNITFANLFGVDAATTISGPQNGSFIVAIAGSKGNKATTSGVVFTFNVKGLQAGQISLGCTARVSQGSGTLSDLPAVGTSLTIVGISPTATPSPPPTSTPTPFTQPTSTFTPTVIVPSATATSTSPVSVVPPLSFVPVAGGLSQPVFVTHAGDGSGRLFVLERAGRIRVITSAASLLSTPFLDIDSLVGSSSGEEGILGLAFHPSYESNGLFFVTYTDNSGNLVLAKYSVSSDPNLANPASAAIVLTIPHPGNSNHNGGMLAFGADGYLYWSTGDGGGAGDIPNNAQNTNSLLGKILRLDINSGSPYAVPPDNPFVGVSGVRGEIWGYGFRNPWRFSFDRATWDMYIGDVGQGAREEIDFEPASSTGGLNYGWRVMEGTLCYNPSSGCDTSGKVLPVTEYVNNSATCAVTGGYVYRGSLSPQMTGIYFYGDYCSGEIWGLVQPSPGVWVSTLAVDTSFFISSFGEDEAGELYLTDYASGTVQRVVGPLGAPTPTFTPPPFASDTPSATSTFTPAPGSSPTFTALPTSMPTFTSTPVSSSGLLTGRVIASKPVTVNLYDGSSALVASVAANSDGTFSLSAPAGTYTVQAIASGFLSAQGSAVLTGGNTTSKPEIVLLAGDVDGNNVIDQFDAMSIGFSYGTVVPPAADLNNDGIINVFDLELLAKNYRKTGPVPWE